One part of the Arabidopsis thaliana chromosome 1 sequence genome encodes these proteins:
- the HMGB3 gene encoding high mobility group B3 (high mobility group B3 (HMGB3); FUNCTIONS IN: chromatin binding, structural constituent of chromatin, DNA binding, sequence-specific DNA binding transcription factor activity; INVOLVED IN: chromatin assembly or disassembly; LOCATED IN: chromatin; EXPRESSED IN: 24 plant structures; EXPRESSED DURING: 13 growth stages; CONTAINS InterPro DOMAIN/s: High mobility group, superfamily (InterPro:IPR009071), High mobility group, HMG1/HMG2 (InterPro:IPR000910); BEST Arabidopsis thaliana protein match is: high mobility group B2 (TAIR:AT1G20693.2); Has 35333 Blast hits to 34131 proteins in 2444 species: Archae - 798; Bacteria - 22429; Metazoa - 974; Fungi - 991; Plants - 531; Viruses - 0; Other Eukaryotes - 9610 (source: NCBI BLink).), which produces MKGAKSKAETRSTKLSVTKKPAKGAKGAAKDPNKPKRPSSAFFVFMEDFRVTYKEEHPKNKSVAAVGKAGGEKWKSLSDSEKAPYVAKADKRKVEYEKNMKAYNKKLVIALRKMRNLTSQFQRLTMRMMLRMAVKRRKTMIKKLKLW; this is translated from the exons ATGAAAGGAGCTAAATCTAAGGCTGAAACCAGGAGCACAAA GCTCTCTGTGACTAAGAAGCCTGCTAAGGGAGCCAAAGGTGCTGCTAAAGATCCAAACAAACCTAAGAGGCCTTCCAGTGCCTTCTTCGTTTTCAT GGAAGATTTCCGTGTGACGTACAAGGAGGAGCACCCTAAGAACAAGTCTGTTGCTGCT GTTGGCAAAGCTGGTGGTGAAAAGTGGAAATCCTTGTCTGACTCT GAGAAGGCTCCTTATGTGGCTAAGGCTGACAAGCGCAAGGTTGAGTATGAGAAGAACATGAAAGCCTACAACAAGAAATTGGTAATT GCCCTAAGGAAGATGAGGAATCTGACAAGTCAGTTTCAGAGGTTAACGATGAGGATGATGCTGAGGATGGCAGTGAAGAG GAGGAAGACGATGATTAAGAAGTTGAAGTTGTGGTAG
- the HMGB3 gene encoding high mobility group B3 (high mobility group B3 (HMGB3); FUNCTIONS IN: chromatin binding, structural constituent of chromatin, DNA binding, sequence-specific DNA binding transcription factor activity; INVOLVED IN: chromatin assembly or disassembly; LOCATED IN: chromatin; EXPRESSED IN: 24 plant structures; EXPRESSED DURING: 13 growth stages; CONTAINS InterPro DOMAIN/s: High mobility group, superfamily (InterPro:IPR009071), High mobility group, HMG1/HMG2 (InterPro:IPR000910); BEST Arabidopsis thaliana protein match is: high mobility group B2 (TAIR:AT1G20693.2); Has 5914 Blast hits to 5088 proteins in 514 species: Archae - 0; Bacteria - 0; Metazoa - 4343; Fungi - 437; Plants - 569; Viruses - 4; Other Eukaryotes - 561 (source: NCBI BLink).), whose translation MKGAKSKAETRSTKLSVTKKPAKGAKGAAKDPNKPKRPSSAFFVFMEDFRVTYKEEHPKNKSVAAVGKAGGEKWKSLSDSEKAPYVAKADKRKVEYEKNMKAYNKKLEEGPKEDEESDKSVSEVNDEDDAEDGSEEEEDDD comes from the exons ATGAAAGGAGCTAAATCTAAGGCTGAAACCAGGAGCACAAA GCTCTCTGTGACTAAGAAGCCTGCTAAGGGAGCCAAAGGTGCTGCTAAAGATCCAAACAAACCTAAGAGGCCTTCCAGTGCCTTCTTCGTTTTCAT GGAAGATTTCCGTGTGACGTACAAGGAGGAGCACCCTAAGAACAAGTCTGTTGCTGCT GTTGGCAAAGCTGGTGGTGAAAAGTGGAAATCCTTGTCTGACTCT GAGAAGGCTCCTTATGTGGCTAAGGCTGACAAGCGCAAGGTTGAGTATGAGAAGAACATGAAAGCCTACAACAAGAAATTG GAGGAAGGCCCTAAGGAAGATGAGGAATCTGACAAGTCAGTTTCAGAGGTTAACGATGAGGATGATGCTGAGGATGGCAGTGAAGAG GAGGAAGACGATGATTAA
- the HMGB3 gene encoding high mobility group B3, with protein MKGAKSKAETRSTKLSVTKKPAKGAKGAAKDPNKPKRPSSAFFVFMEDFRVTYKEEHPKNKSVAAVGKAGGEKWKSLSDSEKAPYVAKADKRKVEYEKNMKAYNKKLVIVYLHIEGYVMFILTTLLSCLLSLY; from the exons ATGAAAGGAGCTAAATCTAAGGCTGAAACCAGGAGCACAAA GCTCTCTGTGACTAAGAAGCCTGCTAAGGGAGCCAAAGGTGCTGCTAAAGATCCAAACAAACCTAAGAGGCCTTCCAGTGCCTTCTTCGTTTTCAT GGAAGATTTCCGTGTGACGTACAAGGAGGAGCACCCTAAGAACAAGTCTGTTGCTGCT GTTGGCAAAGCTGGTGGTGAAAAGTGGAAATCCTTGTCTGACTCT GAGAAGGCTCCTTATGTGGCTAAGGCTGACAAGCGCAAGGTTGAGTATGAGAAGAACATGAAAGCCTACAACAAGAAATTGGTAATTGTTTATTTGCATATAGAAGGCTATGTTATGTTTATATTAACCACGTTATTGAGTTGTCTACTCTCTTTATACTAG
- the HMGB3 gene encoding high mobility group B3 has product MICREDFRVTYKEEHPKNKSVAAVGKAGGEKWKSLSDSEKAPYVAKADKRKVEYEKNMKAYNKKLEEGPKEDEESDKSVSEVNDEDDAEDGSEEEEDDD; this is encoded by the exons ATGATTTGTAGGGAAGATTTCCGTGTGACGTACAAGGAGGAGCACCCTAAGAACAAGTCTGTTGCTGCT GTTGGCAAAGCTGGTGGTGAAAAGTGGAAATCCTTGTCTGACTCT GAGAAGGCTCCTTATGTGGCTAAGGCTGACAAGCGCAAGGTTGAGTATGAGAAGAACATGAAAGCCTACAACAAGAAATTG GAGGAAGGCCCTAAGGAAGATGAGGAATCTGACAAGTCAGTTTCAGAGGTTAACGATGAGGATGATGCTGAGGATGGCAGTGAAGAG GAGGAAGACGATGATTAA
- the HMGB3 gene encoding high mobility group B3 (high mobility group B3 (HMGB3); FUNCTIONS IN: chromatin binding, structural constituent of chromatin, DNA binding, sequence-specific DNA binding transcription factor activity; INVOLVED IN: chromatin assembly or disassembly; LOCATED IN: chromatin; EXPRESSED IN: 24 plant structures; EXPRESSED DURING: 13 growth stages; CONTAINS InterPro DOMAIN/s: High mobility group, superfamily (InterPro:IPR009071), High mobility group, HMG1/HMG2 (InterPro:IPR000910); BEST Arabidopsis thaliana protein match is: high mobility group B2 (TAIR:AT1G20693.2); Has 5742 Blast hits to 4932 proteins in 507 species: Archae - 0; Bacteria - 0; Metazoa - 4274; Fungi - 383; Plants - 553; Viruses - 0; Other Eukaryotes - 532 (source: NCBI BLink).): MICREDFRVTYKEEHPKNKSVAAVGKAGGEKWKSLSDSEKAPYVAKADKRKVEYEKNMKAYNKKLEEGPKEDEESDKSVSEVNDEDDAEDGSEEVRRR; this comes from the exons ATGATTTGTAGGGAAGATTTCCGTGTGACGTACAAGGAGGAGCACCCTAAGAACAAGTCTGTTGCTGCT GTTGGCAAAGCTGGTGGTGAAAAGTGGAAATCCTTGTCTGACTCT GAGAAGGCTCCTTATGTGGCTAAGGCTGACAAGCGCAAGGTTGAGTATGAGAAGAACATGAAAGCCTACAACAAGAAATTG GAGGAAGGCCCTAAGGAAGATGAGGAATCTGACAAGTCAGTTTCAGAGGTTAACGATGAGGATGATGCTGAGGATGGCAGTGAAGAGGTAA GAAGACGATGA
- the WOX14 gene encoding WUSCHEL related homeobox 14 (WUSCHEL related homeobox 14 (WOX14); CONTAINS InterPro DOMAIN/s: Homeobox (InterPro:IPR001356), Homeodomain-like (InterPro:IPR009057), Homeodomain-related (InterPro:IPR012287); BEST Arabidopsis thaliana protein match is: WUSCHEL related homeobox 10 (TAIR:AT1G20710.1); Has 657 Blast hits to 657 proteins in 86 species: Archae - 0; Bacteria - 0; Metazoa - 109; Fungi - 12; Plants - 530; Viruses - 0; Other Eukaryotes - 6 (source: NCBI BLink).): MVKKKKEKEKSKEIEEMDREIQNGAYSGRVMTEEQMEILRKQIAVYAVICDQLVLLHNSLSSYHPLSSGVRPMVGGYFDPMGASSSSHRISTRHRWTPTSTQLQILESIYDEGSGTPNRRRIREIATELSEHGQITETNVYNWFQNRRARSKRKQPQTTTANGQADDVAVTTEERRSCGDSGGLESYEHILFPSPDLGIEHLLSIGKFMET, from the exons atggtaaaaaaaaaaaaggaaaaggagaaaagcaaagaaataGAGGAGATGGATAGAGAGATCCAAAACGGTGCGTATAGTGGGAGAGTGATGACTGAGGAGCAGATGGAGATTCTCCGTAAGCAGATCGCCGTTTACGCCGTTATTTGTGACCAACTCGTCCTCCTCCACAACTCCCTCTCTTCTTACCATCCACTCTCATCAG GAGTGAGGCCAATGGTTGGCGGATACTTTGATCCGATGGGGGCATCGTCAAGTTCTCATAGGATATCGACTAGGCATCGGTGGACTCCGACTTCAACACAGCTTCAGATACTTGAGAGCATTTACGACGAAGGAAGTGGAACACCGAATCGACGGAGGATTAGAGAGATCGCGACGGAGCTGTCTGAACATGGACAGATCACGGAGACAAATGTCTACAATTGGTTTCAAAACCGGCGAGCTCGGTCCAAACGAAAGCAGCCTCAAACGACGACAGCTAATGGTCAGGCTGACGATGTGGCGGTGACAACGGAGGAAAGGAGGAGTTGTGGAGATTCAGGGGGATTAGAGTCTTATGAGCATATACTCTTCCCAAGTCCTGACTTAG GGATTGAGCATTTGTTGAGTATAGGGAAATTTATGGAGACTTAA
- the WOX14 gene encoding WUSCHEL related homeobox 14, whose translation MVKKKKEKEKSKEIEEMDREIQNGAYSGRVMTEEQMEILRKQIAVYAVICDQLVLLHNSLSSYHPLSSGVRPMVGGYFDPMGASSSSHRISTRHRWTPTSTQLQILESIYDEGSGTPNRRRIREIATELSEHGQITETNVYNWFQNRRARSKRKQPQTTTANGQADDVAVTTEERRSCGDSGGLESYEHILFPSPDLGKKII comes from the exons atggtaaaaaaaaaaaaggaaaaggagaaaagcaaagaaataGAGGAGATGGATAGAGAGATCCAAAACGGTGCGTATAGTGGGAGAGTGATGACTGAGGAGCAGATGGAGATTCTCCGTAAGCAGATCGCCGTTTACGCCGTTATTTGTGACCAACTCGTCCTCCTCCACAACTCCCTCTCTTCTTACCATCCACTCTCATCAG GAGTGAGGCCAATGGTTGGCGGATACTTTGATCCGATGGGGGCATCGTCAAGTTCTCATAGGATATCGACTAGGCATCGGTGGACTCCGACTTCAACACAGCTTCAGATACTTGAGAGCATTTACGACGAAGGAAGTGGAACACCGAATCGACGGAGGATTAGAGAGATCGCGACGGAGCTGTCTGAACATGGACAGATCACGGAGACAAATGTCTACAATTGGTTTCAAAACCGGCGAGCTCGGTCCAAACGAAAGCAGCCTCAAACGACGACAGCTAATGGTCAGGCTGACGATGTGGCGGTGACAACGGAGGAAAGGAGGAGTTGTGGAGATTCAGGGGGATTAGAGTCTTATGAGCATATACTCTTCCCAAGTCCTGACTTAGGTAAAAAGAtcatttga
- the WOX14 gene encoding WUSCHEL related homeobox 14, with protein sequence MIECKKGVRPMVGGYFDPMGASSSSHRISTRHRWTPTSTQLQILESIYDEGSGTPNRRRIREIATELSEHGQITETNVYNWFQNRRARSKRKQPQTTTANGQADDVAVTTEERRSCGDSGGLESYEHILFPSPDLGIEHLLSIGKFMET encoded by the exons atgattgAGTGTAAAAAAGGAGTGAGGCCAATGGTTGGCGGATACTTTGATCCGATGGGGGCATCGTCAAGTTCTCATAGGATATCGACTAGGCATCGGTGGACTCCGACTTCAACACAGCTTCAGATACTTGAGAGCATTTACGACGAAGGAAGTGGAACACCGAATCGACGGAGGATTAGAGAGATCGCGACGGAGCTGTCTGAACATGGACAGATCACGGAGACAAATGTCTACAATTGGTTTCAAAACCGGCGAGCTCGGTCCAAACGAAAGCAGCCTCAAACGACGACAGCTAATGGTCAGGCTGACGATGTGGCGGTGACAACGGAGGAAAGGAGGAGTTGTGGAGATTCAGGGGGATTAGAGTCTTATGAGCATATACTCTTCCCAAGTCCTGACTTAG GGATTGAGCATTTGTTGAGTATAGGGAAATTTATGGAGACTTAA
- the WOX10 gene encoding WUSCHEL related homeobox 10 (WUSCHEL related homeobox 10 (WOX10); FUNCTIONS IN: DNA binding, sequence-specific DNA binding transcription factor activity; INVOLVED IN: regulation of transcription, DNA-dependent, regulation of transcription; LOCATED IN: nucleus; CONTAINS InterPro DOMAIN/s: Homeobox (InterPro:IPR001356), Homeodomain-like (InterPro:IPR009057), Homeodomain-related (InterPro:IPR012287); BEST Arabidopsis thaliana protein match is: WUSCHEL related homeobox 14 (TAIR:AT1G20700.1); Has 658 Blast hits to 658 proteins in 86 species: Archae - 0; Bacteria - 0; Metazoa - 98; Fungi - 6; Plants - 551; Viruses - 0; Other Eukaryotes - 3 (source: NCBI BLink).), whose amino-acid sequence MEQESLNGRYGSRVMTDEQMETLRKQIAIYAVLCDQLVFLHNSLSSVPLLSSGMNPMRGEYFDPMVASSSAHGMSTRPRWTPTTTQLQILENIYKEGSGTPNPRRIKEITMELSEHGQIMEKNVYHWFQNRRARSKRKQPPTTTITSSQADDAAVTTTEERGRCGDDSGGFESYEHILFPSPDLGIEHLLNRDKFID is encoded by the exons ATGGAGCAAGAGAGCCTAAACGGTAGGTATGGTAGTAGAGTAATGACGGATGAACAAATGGAGACTCTTCGTAAGCAAATCGCCATTTACGCCGTTCTTTGCGACCAGCTCGTCTTCCTCCacaactctctctcttctgtcCCTCTTCTTTCATCAG GAATGAATCCAATGAGAGGTGAGTATTTTGATCCAATGGTGGCATCGTCAAGCGCTCATGGAATGTCGACTCGGCCTCGATGGACTCCTACGACAACGCAACTTCAGATTCTTGAGAACATTTACAAGGAAGGCAGTGGAACACCAAATCCGCGGAGGATTAAAGAGATCACGATGGAACTGTCTGAACATGGACAAATCATGGAGAAAAATGTATACCATTGGTTTCAAAACCGACGAGCTCGGTCCAAACGAAAGCAACCTCCGACAACGACAATTACCTCGAGTCAGGCGGATGATGCGGCCGTGACAACAACTGAGGAGAGAGGGAGGTGTGGAGATGATTCTGGAGGGTTTGAGTCTTATGAGCATATACTGTTCCCGAGTCCTGATTTAG GGATTGAGCATTTGTTGAATAGGGACAAGTTTATAGACTGA
- a CDS encoding RAD3-like DNA-binding helicase protein — protein MVSSTSKSDSKEEVKQTLNSKNPKNVYQIGGLQVEFPYQPYGTQLAFMSRVISTLDRAQRDGHCHALLESPTGTGKSLSLLCSVLAWQQNYKSRLLKGNLSHSKAAPEAATDPLNHGGGFIPETQPSDTPASTNVEKAETATKKRTKIPTIYYASRTHSQITQVIREYRKTGYRVPMAVLASRKHYCTNRHVLGKDNVDDECRLLLKDKANIQCSEFKNVNKITSHPSLQPRGHNEVHDIEDLVKVGKNVRGCPYFASWSMAENAQLVFCPYSYIVNPVIRAGVEVDLKGAIIIFDEAHNMEDIAREAGSINLEEDTLFKLQNELEQMSVAQPMIYQPLCEVVEGLISWIGRKKDSLAKRDFQHYFSSWTGDKALRELEESNITRECFPILLECFTKAIRTSKEAEMESDMLYLSGISVLTLEELFSSLTYFFSRNGSHILDYQLGLQRSTKRGDPSGTWTHTFSLWCMNPAVVFKDLADISLSVILTSGTLSPMNSFSSELGMQFGTSLEAPHVIDPNMQVWAGAISNGPSNYPLNASYKTADAYSFQDALGKSLEEICTIVPGGSLVFFPSYKLMEKLCMRWRETEQWSRLCLKKDLFVEPRGGAQDEFDSVLKGYYDSIRGKNKIIGRNRRAKKAGPIKTETQDDSKKGAAFLAVCRGKVSEGIDFADDNARAVIIVGIPFPNLHDIQVGLKKKYNDTYKSSKSLLGGSEWYCQQAYRALNQAAGRCIRHRFDYGAIIFLDERYKEQRNRASISKWLRQSIKVYDNFEASMEGLRSFFNSVKEQVDSKMLGSQEDSVEKNFSSEKQSKEFRRKENQIQNKSSQVEPKVEDYTNSNPKYHFMYESKAFGYHRDVKPKIAEDLRSMGHSAQTFVQVKEEAECCREVIDLECGVQPDLGYCEVSSVTNCDEAPETSFVQETSGMINGISVASPCSCSMNESSSPATVGLRSPGSPDQLLKQHISTPNFRKSPLGTESSVVATSERYSFGGTRSLTLEAESSFNMSVNSQALKRRKFTSSPVIDLEVENSDAPRPSTRPSDHTSLTRRIEFGFTEPRSQNYNIYSFPEVNQKVQLSCSLCRSPLGLPENHSYVNCLLTSSSKKYLLSLLKKTSRTGAAEMSTSVSIIMTDCSMVNQRLCRKFEGLKGQGIWCEQDGCVFNTIYCPFCSIPNTCLGVQVMATDSSNVQFLSKILFFADHLEVTNEAASKDSTLKHKEPLAETNAAVDKSDVLKSIDRFAYSPNQQQESGGWRTTKSKLRLPKRNLPTSKKA, from the exons ATGGTTTCCTCAACCAGCAAATCGGATTCAAAGGAAGAAGTGaaacaaaccctaaactccaaaaaccctaaaaatgtCTACCAAATCGGAGGCCTTCAAGTTGAATTCCCTTATCAACCGTATGGAACCCAGCTTGCGTTCATGAGCCGGGTCATATCTACGCTCGATCGTGCCCAGAGAGACGGTCACTGCCACGCGTTGCTCGAGTCTCCCACTGGCACGGGCAAATCTCTGTCATTGCTCTGCTCAGTTCTCGCTTGGCAACAGAACTATAAATCCCGGCTTCTAAAAGGAAATTTGTCTCATTCGAAAGCTGCCCCTGAAGCAGCCACCGATCCATTGAATCATGGAGGTGGATTCATACCGGAAACGCAACCCTCAG ATACTCCTGCATCTACAAATGTGGAGAAAGCTGAAACTGCAACTAAGAAGAGAACCAAAATTCCTACCATATACTATGCTTC ACGAACTCATTCTCAGATTACTCAAGTGATTCGTGAGTATAGGAAAACTGGTTACAGAGTCCCCATGGCTGTATTG GCTTCAAGAAAACATTACTGCACGAATCGTCATGTACTTGGGAAAGACAATGTAGATGATGAATG TCGGTTACTCTTAAAAGATAAGGCAAACATACAATGTTCTGAATTCAA GAACGTCAATAAAATCACATCTCATCCATCACTTCAGCCCAGAGGTCACAATGAGGTTCATGATATTGAAGATCTTGTAAAAGTTGGAAAAAATGTTAGAG GCTGCCCATATTTTGCTTCCTGGTCAATGGCTGAGAACGCACAATTGGTGTTTTGCCCTTATTCCTATATAGTTAATCCTGTCATTCGAGCAGGAGTTGAAGTAGATCTGAAAGGAGcgattatcatttttgatgaAGCACA CAATATGGAAGACATTGCTCGTGAAGCAGGTAGCATTAATTTGGAAGAAGACACTCTTTTCA AATTACAGAATGAACTAGAACAGATGAGCGTGGCGCAGCCAATGATTTATCAACCCTTGTGTGAAGTAGTAGAG GGACTGATAAGCTGGattggaagaaaaaaggaCTCATTAGCAAAACGTGATTTTCAGCATTATTTCTCTAG CTGGACTGGAGACAAAGCTTTAAGAGAGCTTGAGGAATCTAATATCACTCGTGAATGCTTCCCGATCTTATTGGAATGCTTTACAAAG GCTATCAGAACATCAAAGGAGGCAGAAATGGAATCAGATATGCTTTATTTGAGCGGGATATCTGTCTTGACACTAGAAG AGTTGTTCTCTTCACTAACGTACTTCTTTTCAAGAAATGGAAGTCACATCTTAGATTACCAACTGGGTTTGCAACGTTCTACTAAAAGAG GAGATCCTTCTGGTACCTGGACGCATACTTTCAGCTTGTGGTGCATGAATCCTGCTGTTGTTTTCAAAGACTTAGCTGATATATCATTATCCGTCATTTTAACATCTGG GACTTTGTCACCAATGAATTCTTTCTCATCTGAACTTGGGATGCAGTTTGGCACTTCTTTAGAGGCTCCACATGTTATTGATCCTAATATGCAG GTGTGGGCGGGTGCAATCTCCAATGGTCCTAGTAATTATCCTCTAAATGCAAGTTATAAAACAGCTGATGCATATTCATTCCAG GATGCTCTGGGGAAATCATTGGAAGAAATCTGCACTATTGTACCAGGTGGCTCTCTTGTATTCTTTCCAAGCTATAAGTTGATGGAAAAACTCTGCATGCGTTGGCGTGAAACTGAGCAGTGGTCTCGGCTCTGCTTGAAAAAGGACCTTTTTGTTG AACCAAGAGGAGGCGCCCAGGACGAATTTGATTCTGTTCTGAAGGGATATTATGATTCTATACGCGggaagaataaaataattggaAGAAATAGAAGAGCTAAGAAAGCAGGGCCTATTAAAACTGAGACTCAAGATGATTCCAAGAAGGGAGCTGCATTTCTTGCAGTGTGTAGAggaaag GTTTCAGAAGGGATTGACTTTGCTGATGACAACGCCAGGGCAGTG ATAATTGTTGGCATTCCATTTCCAAACTT ACATGATATTCAAGTCGgactgaagaaaaaatataatgataCCTACAAGTCATCTAAAAGTCTTCTTGGAGGGAGTGAATGGTATTGCCAACAGGCCTATCGTGCGCTAAATCAAGCTGCAG GACGATGTATCCGGCATAGGTTTGATTATGGTGCCATCATATTCTTAG ATGAGCGATACAAAGAACAAAGGAACAGAGCGTCTATTTCAAAATGGCTAAGGCAGTCTATCAAAGTGTATGATAATTTTGAAGCATCTATGGAAGGCTTGAGATCTTTTTTCAACAGTGTCAAG GAGCAAGTTGACAGTAAGATGTTAGGGTCCCAGGAGGATTCTGTTGAGAAGAACTTTTCCTCggaaaaacaaagcaaagaatTCAGAAGGAAGGAAAATCAGATTCAGAACAAATCTAGTCAAGTGGAACCAAAA GTGGAGGACTACACAAATTCGAAtccaaaatatcattttatgtACGAAAGCAAAGCCTTTGGGTATCACAGAGATGTGAAACCAAAAATAGCTGAAGATTTGAGATCCATGGGGCATTCGGCGCAGACATTTGTTCAAGTTAAAGAGGAAGCTGAATGCTGTAGAGAAGTTATTGACCTTGAGTGCGGTGTCCAACCTGATCTTGG TTACTGTGAGGTATCATCGGTGACCAACTGTGATGAAGCTCCAGAAACATCTTTTGTCCAGGAAACATCTGGTATGATCAATGGTATTTCAGTAGCCAGTCCATGTTCTTGCTCGATGAATGAAAGCTCTAGTCCAGCAACAGTAGGTCTGAGATCTCCGGGGTCTCCTGATCAATTATTAAAGCAGCATATATCTACTccaaatttcagaaaatctCCTCTTGGAACCGAGTCGTCTGTAGTAGCAACTTCTGAGAGATATTCATTTGGTGGCACCCGTAGTTTGACTCTAGAAGCAGAGTCATCTTTCAACATGAGCGTTAATTCTCAAGCTTTGAAGCGAAGAAAGTTTACCAGCTCTCCTGTCATTGACCTTGAAGTCGAAAACAGTGATGCTCCTAGGCCTAGTACTAGACCCTCGGATCATACGAGTTTAACAAGAAGAATTGAGTTTGGGTTTACCGAACCAAGATCCCAAAACTACAACATATATTCTTTTCCAGAAGTGAATCAGAAAGTGCAGCTATCTTGTTCGCTCTGCAGAAGTCCATTAGGTCTACCTGAGAATCACTCATATGTCAATTGCTTGTTGACTTCGTCATCGAAAAAGTATTTGCTGTCTCTTCTGAAAAAAACGTCAAGAACTGGAGCTGCAGAAATGTCAACAAGTGTTTCAATTATCATGACAGATTGCTCAATGGTTAATCAGAGACTCTGCAGAAAATTTGAAGGCTTAAAAGGTCAGGGTATTTGGTGCGAGCAAGATGGATGTGTTTTCAATACTATCTATTGCCCTTTCTGCAGCATCCCAAACACATGTCTCGGAGTGCAAGTCATGGCTACTGATTCATCAAATGTCCAGTTTTTGAGCAAA attttgttctttgctgATCATCTAGAAGTCACCAATGAAGCTGCAAGCAAGGATTCAACGTTAAAGCACAAG GAACCTCTTGCTGAGACTAATGCAGCTGTGGATAAGAGTGATGTGTTAAAGTCAATAGACAGATTTGCATACTCCCCAAATCAGCAGCAAGAATCAGGAGGCTGGAGGACTACAAAATCAAAG TTGAGACTACCTAAACGAAATTTGCCAACGAGCAAGAAGGCCTAG